The following are encoded in a window of Mustela nigripes isolate SB6536 chromosome 1, MUSNIG.SB6536, whole genome shotgun sequence genomic DNA:
- the GRPEL1 gene encoding grpE protein homolog 1, mitochondrial isoform X2, translated as MKQKNSGQNLEEDVSQNEQKTDTPSPEKILLDEKVKLEEQLKETVEKYKRALADTENLRQRSQKLVEEAKLYGIQGFCKDLLEVADILEKATQSVPKEEVRDDNPHLKNLYEGLLMTEVQIQKVFTKHGLLRLNPVGARFDPYEHEALFHTPVEGKEPGTVALVSKVGYKLHGRTLRPALVGVVKAA; from the exons ATGAAACAGAAGAACAGTGGCCAGAACCTGGAAGAGGACGTGAGTCAGAATGAACAGAAGACAGATACTCCTTCCCCAGAGAAGATACTCCTGGACGAGAAGGTCAAGCTAGAAGAGCAGCTGAAGGAAACTGTG gaaaaatataaGCGAGCTTTGGCAGACACTGAGAACTTGAGGCAGAGGAGCCAGAAATTAGTGGAGGAGGCAAAATTATACG GCATCCAGGGCTTCTGTAAGGACTTGCTGGAGGTCGCAGATATCTTGGAGAAGGCGACGCAGAGTGTCCCGAAGGAGGAGGTCAGAGACGACAATCCTCACCTCAAGAACCTCTATGAGGGGCTCCTGATGACGGAGGTCCAGATCCAGAAGGTGTTCACCAAACACGGCTTGCTGCGGCTGAACCCCGTGGGTGCCAGGTTCGACCCCTATGAGCACGAGGCCCTGTTCCACACACCAgtggagggcaaggagcccgGCACGGTGGCACTGGTCAGCAAAGTGGGGTACAAGCTGCACGGGCGCACCCTGAGACCCGCACTGGTGGGGGTGGTGAAGGCAGCTTAG
- the TADA2B gene encoding transcriptional adapter 2-beta, which yields MAELGKKYCVYCLAEVSPLRFRCTECQDIELCPECFSAGAEIGHHRRYHGYQLVDGGRFTLWGPEAEGGWTSREEQLLLDAIEQFGFGNWEDMAAHVGASRTPQEVMEHYVSMYIHGNLGRACIPDTIPNRVTDHTCPGGGPLSPSLTTPLPPLDISVAEQQQLGYMPLRDDYEIEYDQDAETLISGLSVNYDDEDVEIELKRAHVDMYVRKLRERQRRKNIARDYNLVPAFLGKDKKDKERPAKRKVTKEEKELRLKLRPLYQFMSCKEFDDLFEGMHKEKMLRAKIRELQRYRRNGITKLEESAEYEAARHKREKRKENKSAAGARRGKEDGRDGEFAAIEHLPGFELLSDREKVLCSSLNLSPARYVTVKTIIIKDHLQKRQGIPSKSRLPSYLDKVLKKRILNFLTESGWISREAS from the exons ATGGCGGAGCTCGGTAAGAAGTACTGCGTTTACTGCCTGGCCGAGGTGAGCCCGCTGCGCTTCCGCTGCACCGAGTGCCAGGACATCGAGCTGTGCCCCGAGTGCTTCTCGGCCGGCGCCGAGATCGGCCACCACCGGCGCTATCACGGCTACCAGCTGGTGGACGGCGGGCGCTTCACGCTGTGGGGGCCCGAGGCCGAGGGCGGCTGGACCAGCCGCGAGGAGCAGCTGCTGCTGGATGCCATCGAGCAGTTCGGCTTCGGAAACTGG GAGGACATGGCCGCGCACGTGGGAGCTTCCCGCACGCCGCAGGAGGTGATGGAGCATTACGTAAGCATGTACATCCACGGCAACTTGGGGAGAGCCTGCATCCCCGACACCATCCCCAACCGGGTGACCGACCACACGTGCCCCGGCGGAGGgcccctgtcccccagcctcaCCACCCCCTTGCCTCCCCTAGACATCTCGGTGGctgagcagcagcagctgggctACATGCCGCTGCGTGACGACTACGAGATCGAGTACGACCAGGATGCCGAGACGCTCATCAGCGGGCTCTCGGTCAACTACGACGATGAGGACGTGGAGATCGAGCTCAAGCGCGCGCACGTGGACATGTACGTGCGCAAGCTGCGGGAGAGGCAGCGGCGCAAGAACATCGCGCGTGACTACAACCTAGTGCCTGCCTTCCTGGGCAAGGACAAGAAGGACAAGGAGCGGCCGGCCAAGCGCAAGGTcacaaaggaggagaaggagctgcGGCTCAAGCTGCGCCCGCTCTACCAGTTCATGTCATGCAAGGAGTTTGACGACCTGTTCGAGGGCATGCACAAGGAGAAGATGCTGCGCGCCAAGATCCGCGAGCTGCAGCGTTACCGGCGCAACGGCATCACCAAGCTGGAGGAGTCGGCGGAGTATGAGGCGGCGCGCCACAAGcgtgagaagaggaaggagaacaaGAGTGCGGCCGGAGCCCGGCGGGGCAAGGAGGACGGCAGGGACGGCGAGTTCGCGGCCATCGAGCACCTGCCGGGCTTTGAGCTGCTGTCGGACCGCGAGAAGGTGCTCTGCAGCTCCTTGAACCTGAGCCCAGCGCGCTACGTGACCGTGAAGACCATCATCATCAAGGACCACCTCCAGAAGCGGCAGGGCATACCTTCCAAAAGCCGCCTTCCGAGCTACTTGGACAAAGTCCtaaagaaaaggattttaaacTTCCTCACGGAGAGCGGGTGGATATCCAGGGAGGCCTCCTGA
- the CCDC96 gene encoding coiled-coil domain-containing protein 96, producing the protein MDGSSEHRGDPDGEDGDGTNLSSKLSGIKAASGPHSPAEPLEPEPELGAVEPEQGAVESSEGGAAGDEVAEAGEAPEVPEAVDQAGPGEPEPPTEAETQPEPREAADAGPEEAAPPEPGGWSAEPEERAEEERAEEERGEAKDEEDEEEEEGEEEEEEEEEAAAAALKWRRKKEPLAASGRPSTPGREEAPPTQEAEQGEGEEEEEEESEEIKERGAQGSPAKSQQREEGERRDLEDEEWTEEMQKLQEQQLREELLEQYRSLVVERSNYQRYNNYLQHKISEALRKKKGLDAAEVPDKGPEPDAPEKEQAYLRHLALLEELRKQQADDLEWYHQELKQLQEQCREVLSRVEKEWAGFQALKKQVVTQAMGTCWVRGGRQAALREVEQIQALEDKKEKEMSAVRLENVQLKQSLVHFETRMKAQEDLTEGLLLIDFEQLKIENQTFNEKVEERNEELLKLHNKVTNNVQIITHVKEKLHFVDIENMCKKTQLLETEAQVALKRDILTRTKKARDSLRADNIKLNQKCGLLGKELLLRDMEEKVDRTEALNQRIESLKRHHAGLTMSCRGVRQKIREAKAFLPS; encoded by the coding sequence ATGGACGGCAGCTCCGAGCACCGTGGGGACCCAGATGGGGAAGACGGAGATGGGACCAACCTGTCCTCCAAGCTGTCCGGGATTAAGGCCGCCTCCGGCCCCCACTCCCCGGCCGAACCGCTCGAGCCGGAGCCAGAGCTGGGGGCCGTAGAGCCGGAGCAGGGGGCCGTAGAGTCTTCGGAGGGAGGCGCCGCCGGCGACGAGGTCGCCGAGGCCGGGGAAGCGCCGGAGGTCCCCGAGGCTGTGGACCAGGCGGGACCCGGGGAGCCGGAGCCGCCGACCGAGGCTGAGACCCAGCCGGAACCCCGGGAGGCGGCCGACGCCGGGCCTGAGGAGGCTGCCCCGCCGGAGCCCGGAGGCTGGTCCGCGGAACCGGAGGAGCGGGCCGAGGAGGAGCGGGCCGAGGAGGAGCGGGGGGAGGCGAAGgacgaggaggacgaggaggaagaagagggagaggaggaggaggaagaggaggaggaggccgcGGCAGCCGCGCTCAAGTGGAGGCGGAAGAAAGAGCCCTTGGCCGCCTCGGGGCGGCCGTCCACCCCTGGCCGGGAAGAGGCTCCGCCGACCCAGGaggctgagcagggggagggggaggaggaggaggaggaggagagcgagGAAATCAAGGAGAGGGGTGCGCAAGGAAGCCCAGCGAAAAGCCAGCAAAGGGAGGAAGGCGAGCGACGGGACCTCGAGGACGAGGAATGGACGGAGGAGATGCAGAAGCTGCAGGAGCAGCAGCTGCGCGAGGAGCTCCTGGAACAGTACCGGTCGCTGGTGGTCGAGCGCAGCAACTACCAGCGCTACAACAACTACCTGCAGCACAAGATCTCCGAGGCGCTGCGCAAGAAGAAGGGCCTGGATGCCGCCGAGGTGCCCGATAAGGGCCCGGAGCCCGATGCCCCTGAGAAAGAGCAAGCATACCTCCGCCATCTGGCCTTGCTGGAGgagctgaggaagcagcaggcgGACGACCTGGAGTGGTACCACCAGGAGCTGAAGCAGCTGCAGGAGCAGTGCAGGGAGGTGCTGTCCAGGGTGGAGAAGGAGTGGGCCGGCTTCCAGGCACTCAAGAAGCAGGTGGTGACGCAGGCCATGGGCACCTGTTGGGTGCGTGGTGGCCGCCAGGCTGCCCTGCGAGAGGTGGAGCAGATCCAGGCGCTGGAGGataagaaggagaaggagatgagCGCGGTGAGGCTAGAGAACGTGCAGCTGAAGCAGAGCTTGGTGCACTTTGAGACGCGGATGAAGGCCCAGGAGGACCTGACGGAGGGGCTGCTCCTCATTGATTTTGAACAGCTGAAGATTGAGAACCAGACCTTCAACGAAAAAGTGGAGGAGCGGAACGAGGAACTTTTAAAACTGCACAACAAAGTGACCAACAACGTACAGATCATAACCCACGTGAAGGAGAAGCTACACTTCGTGGACATAGAAAACATGTGTAAAAAGACACAGCttttggaaactgaggctcaggtggCCCTGAAGAGGGACATCCTGACCAGGACGAAGAAGGCCCGGGACAGCCTGAGGGCTGACAACATCAAGCTGAATCAGAAGTGCGGGCTCCTGGGCAAGGAGCTCCTGCTCCGGGACATGGAGGAGAAAGTGGACAGGACAGAAGCCCTCAACCAGCGTATTGAGTCCCTGAAGCGCCATCATGCTGGCCTTACTATGTCCTGCAGAGGTGTGAGGCAGAAGATCAGGGAAGCCAAAGCCTTTCTCCCATCTTAA